In the genome of Arachis hypogaea cultivar Tifrunner chromosome 9, arahy.Tifrunner.gnm2.J5K5, whole genome shotgun sequence, the window TATCTAAAAAGATATCTAACCAACCAACCAACCAACTTATAAGAGAAAACAAAGGTCCCAAAACATAAATTTCCATTGAAAACATAAGATCTTCAATGCAAAATCTGAGGAAAAGAAAACAACATAATATGGGAAATTTATTTCTTGTATAACCTGACAACCTGTGATCTCTATTACAAAGGATTATACATGacagcattgaaaaaaaaaattaaaataaatctaaataaaaCCCATAGATATAGAGCAAAAAGCTAGTAGAATTTGTAGTGTTATCTACTGCCTCAATACTCTGTTTGAGCTGAGCATAAAGTTCTCCTCACCAGCAATGGTGGACGTCAATCGCCCTGCTGCCCAGCCATTGTTGATTACTCGAACAGCAGCACGAGCTGGATCCCCTGCTACGCGGCTTCCATCAACTTGCTTTTCAAATTCAGGAAGACCAGCTGCcttcctctcttttcttttccttctatcTTCATCGCGTTCTTTCCTCAGCCAAGATTCAACTGTTCTCTGTATATTCAAAACCAACAAtacaaattttgtttttatataattttcaaaaatataagatTTCACTGCTTAGCCTGCATCCACACTGTTCACTCTGTAACCGTTATGTAGCATTTAAGGCCATCGCTGACAAGGTTGAGAGACACAAATAGTTTATAAGGAACTTCCAATGTCAAGATTAGGAACAGAACTAACCATTAATGACAGTTTGCTAGTTTCCTTGACTTTATCAATAGGCATGGCTAATTGCAGCTTTCCATGCGCTACATAAACCTGATAAAAGAACATAGAATACAATAAAGGATTATGATTAAAATTTGACATGGAACAATTCAGAATGGGATTTAGACATACTATATTAGTTGGCCAATCCTCAAGACCGTCAAATATATGTGTTGCATATATAATAGTAGCACCCCTCTCTTCACATTCCTTTCTTAGGAACTTCAAAAGGTCAGCTCTTGCTAGAACATCAAGGTCGACTGTTATCTCATCGAGTAGAAGAACCTACACAAGTAGGGAGCAACCTTATGAACAAAGTGCAATGAAGCACAAATATAGAGAGCTATGAACATGTATGTGATTACTTTTGCATACTCCATAGCGTACCTTGAATGGTTTGAGGAGACCCATACAAATTTGAACTCTTCTTCTTTGACCATCAGATACTTTATGCAATCTCCAAGAGAGATCTATATCCAATACCTGCCAAGTTGGAAAGCAAGACAGAAACTAAGCCATGGCATCCCAGATAAAATTTACATATGCATGGTCCGTGAAGCCTTCTCAGAAACTAGCCATGCATAACCAGAGGACATGAATATTAACAGAAATAAAATGATCTAAACTTCGTTGCATTCAGAATTGATGAGCTCTGTCTTATGCTATCTTACAGGATGCTAAGTACCTTTTAATGTTTTGGTTATAGTTTTTCTTGGACGTTCtctacaaaacaaaacaaaacacttGTGCATTGCTAGTCTATGGCCAAATCTAGTAAGGAATCATCTGGAAATTATGAGATGCATGGTAGCATAGGAAGGGAAAATTCTTAAGGGCAATGGAGGAACCCCTAACCCTCCCAAGTCCACTCAAAAATTCTGCCTCCCTCTCATTTTCTCACTTCTCGCGAGATTTTGTTTTCCCAATAGAGAATATCTCACCAAATCCTCACATGCCCACACTACGAAGTTGGTAGTCACTTACTAAGGTGTGTCCATTTTTTTCCTCAATCCTCATCTAACTGATGCAACCAAGGCCGAATTCACGATTCACCCAGTCCCTAACAAGATGCTGCCTCAACTTTTTCTATAACTTATTCATTCTAATTACATCTTGTCTAGTATGTCCACTCATCAACTATAACATCCTGCAAAATTTAGATTTTGCTTATCCTCTTGCTGTTTTTATCGTCAAACATATAGTCTCAGAGAATATTCGATATCTTGTAATGGTGGGTAAAATTTTCCTAAAGCTTGAGCAGTACTTGTTTATCACAAAGAACATCCAAGCTCTCCCCTTTCATTTACTCAGATAAAGTCATATGGCTTATATCGGTTTCTATTGTTCCTTCATGAGAGGTGAACTCCAAGCTCCACCTCTAGTCATTATCAAGCGTTTTGAGGAACTTACATTCACGTACTCTGTATTCTTCTGTTTAAACATAATCCTTGAGCTCTAAAGCATGTCTTTTATCGccttcattattatttattttatctctcAGCATACCAACTAGAACAGCGTCATATGAAAACAGCATGCAGTGAGATACGCATTCTTATAGATATACAATAAGTACATCCCATCCAAGGTCAACATAAAAGACATATGATCTTGAAATCTACCTTGGGTTGTTGTACAATTATCAGGAAATAATTACAGCTAGTCTGTTCACACTTGTCATTACTCCATTATACATatctttaaatttaaacattGCAAACTCCTTCCCCAAAACCTACAAAAATACCTCACTTGCAACCCATATATAGCAGCGAACACAAAGAAAGATCTATAACCAAACAACGATTGACACTATCCCTTATAAAGCCATATGCCCGTATCCATGCACATTAACTAGATAATTTAGAAAATGCTAAAGGAATAAATAATTTATGGTACTGTTCTGTTTCACTTTAAACTTGGTGAAGTATAACTCATTCTGTATGTTAAAGACACAAGTACCTTATTATCAATAAACTCATCTACCTTCTAccatcaacaaaaatattcatgaaAAGCATGTTCAGACATAAACTAAGAGCATGTGAAAGTGTTTGGTTAGGCTTAAGTGACATAAAACAGATTCATCCAACCTTGATTAGCTCTGCTCTTCTTTCAGGATCAATCCCAGCCACACCAAATATCATCTTTTCAGCAGAAACATCCATTTGTATTGCAACCTCATAGCCCGCGAAAGCAACATCTCGCCTCCACTGCACCCATACCCCCAATGAACAAGAAGTATTAGAATAATTACTAAAATCTAACATGAtacaagattaaaaaaaaatataaaagagaattaataaCTGCAATACAAAATTCCTGATCGTGTAAGCAGCATCTTCATCACTTCTTGACTATTGTTGCGATGCATGTTGGTGAAAACAATGAGAGAACCCAAAATATGTAATTGTTTTATGAACAAGAAACATCATTTAAGTATGAAGTATGAAGCAAGTTTGTGGTTCTCATAGGATAAGCAATAAAAAAGGCAGTTCAATGCACAAGCATCCTGCGTTAGCGCAGAGTCCGAAAACAGGCCGCACCTAGAAGGTGTGATGTATGCAACTTAACCTGTCAATTACATAGTAACTGTTTTCACAGTTTGACGGTTTGAACCCATGATTTTAAGGTGACATGGAGACTCTAATGCTCCCCTTCTCGTAGGATAAGCAATACACCATAGAAAAGAATAgggtaaagtataattttttgtccctaaaatttggtaaaaatttcaaaaatatccctaaattttattttgtttcaattttgtcttaaaagttttcgatttgcatcaaatatatctctaacagctaaattttcaaaaagtttaagatcaatctaacatcaatgcataacaattatattcaatttgaTTGTGTTGaaagttgttcttatgaaattgttgttgaagtggtcctaaattttttgaaacattAGCTGcaaggggtatatttgatgcaaaatgaaaacttagtaaaacaaaattgaaacaaaataaagtttaaagatatttttaaaattcatgcCAAACTTTAGAGACAAAAACTATTTACCCAAAAGAATATAACCCAAACTATATGAATtggatgcaaataactttgacgATGCTTATTCTAAAGCTAATCTTGTtagttgaaaaaagaaaaaaaaaagaaataaatggaAAAAGAGGAGACGAACCTCGCCACCAAGATAACAGAGATCACCGGAGGACGTCAAATTGGTGTCATGAAAAGCCGATCTTCCAAGCACACGAACCATCCCCGGTTCGACCATGTGCTTCCCTCCCAATATCTTGAGAATCGTCGTCTTCCCTATCAATCAAAACGTAAAACGCCTCTTCAGACTCAAAATAAGACATACAGAAAGAAACGGAGAGAGTGTGGGCGTGGGGAAGAGAGTTAACCAGCGCCATTGGATCCAACAAGGAGGCATCGATCGCCggaagagagtgagagagagaagtcCTGAATGAGAGGAGCGGAGCCCGGCGGAGGGTGACCGTCGATGCCGGGGTACGTGAATTTCAGATCTTTAATCTCAATCGTCGGTTCTGAATTCCCGCAAACAACGCCCATCTTCACCGTTcagcaacacaaacaaatagcTTCAAAGTTCACAACTAATTTTATAGCTAACTCGGCATGTGTGTGTGCTACTGAAATTTGTAACAGACACGCTGTGAGATTCAGCAAATGTCGGTGAGAAAGCATTTCGAAGGAAGGGGGGAAGCGTGGCTATGTCTGGGACACTCGAATTCAAACTTTCCACCACCTACCATGAAGGATGGTAGTTGCTTAGTTGGGAATAGAGCCAGAGCAAGTGAACAGCATACGTTGATTTTTTGGACATGAACAGAAAATGTTTTTGTCAGAACACATTGATCGAGGCTTTTTAACTTATGTTTTTGCTCCATGTGGGTTTTGGAGTTTTAGACTTAGTAGTTTTTGGGTTACTACAGCAAGAGCCCAATTGCGACAGGCAGTGTTGGACGGGGATCTGCGTCTAATAAGAAGATGCAAGGACTAAAATGAACTAACAATCTTTGATATCTCTTCGTTTTGGTCATGGATCTTTGATCTCATTGAAACCTCCTAACGAGTTTCCTAAACCCTTAAAACAAACGAAACCAAACCCAAACCCCCCTCCCCcctctcgctctctctctcttccaaaaaaaaaagaaaaccgctATCTATTATTTTCGTTAGACATTGTTAAATTTTCCGACGATAAGAAGCGGAAACAATCTTACATTACTTTTCTACATGTCAATGAGCAAATTTTGAGACACACACTTCCTACAAGTACATAGTAAGCAAACTCTAGAGTTAGAGTTTTGTTGATGCCAAAAGGCTGTGTTCTATGACATTCTatcatacaaagtcttatgcttaagtcataaaataaaGATGATAAGATATTAcgacatttaaaaataaaatttagtaattataGTAGTGTGAGAAATGTTTATAACGatgagcctttgaagaaaaagggggtaaaacaaaatcataactcaaaaagcgcaacactccatCGATAATATAACGTAACAGATAAcagataagctaacgcaagaatACATACAAAGAGTGCCAAAAGTACGGATATCAAAACTCAAGACCCGATTTGCGAAGATAATCAGTTCAAGCATAAAagtatgtacatatatatataaagtaagaAACCTAAGAAAAACCTCAAGGATAAACTATCAAAATCTATTCTCTATAACAACCTCTAAAAGGAGTCAAAACAGTATATAATTATTTAGTGGAGATGACAAGTATCTAAGTAAAaacataaaaccaaaataaagtctCGAGAACCaaagatcttcgctaatccaaaagtctccagcatgcctcagcgagaaggctcacgtcctgcatctgaaaaccacaaaattcgcatgggtgagaaccggaggttctcaatatggtaacagtaccACATATCTAACATGCAATGTCTTgaaaaagccgaaggcaatcctagaacttccaacagataaatcaaagcttataaatagattaaaccataaatggcaactgactaaagatcttcaGTCAAACTAACATTCTCCTTTCCAATTTCtacagacctcccaaccaccaacagtAATATAACatggcaaacacaattatatcagacaaGGAGGCTAGGTATACAAATAAGAAACAAATACAacatttagacaaatagcaagtaatatgcagtcaatcaGGCAATTTCAAACAATTTACATAATAtgtatatgatgtatgcctgtcctaatggctgatgagtctcatatgtcggttataaagccaatcTGACAAGTCCTGGTAGGTAACTATTGGACTGTCTCTCTGTCGTGCATCTCCAACTCAAGTTATTCACAACATAAgtcataattcatatccaacaccctcaatggtgtatattcacgggagcgagctcatccggaactttcacagtgtccggccacacttacgacatagggtcagcagagtatcgagtctccacctgagCACATGTtagctagccactgctttctcccagcgaaactcgtatctcaaatagtgaaagtgcaacattcacatttcattcattacgcatatatgcaatcatactcagGCATAATTCAATAATAGTTCAGCCATAATTCGGTAATATATCAGCCATCAGACTCATAATATAATCCATAACCAGctatttcattaacaattacagcccttcGACTCATGGCAtataaagcacttccaccaccatcttcCGTATCTCAAacaatcatcgttgatcatcattgatcattaaTTCTCCCTTTTtatcatccacaagttaccacatttgCTAGCCCTTCCCATTGCCAGGCATATCATAAAATTTTAAGACATGATGGGTGAGGTCAGAGGCTTAGAAATCTGAAATTTgactttaaaaactcaaaaatcaactttggggtgaaaacagggtcacgcgtgcgcgtcgtccacgcgcacacgtggatagcCAAAAGTCATAGTGACACATAtgtgtcacccacgcgcacgcgtggatgggagaaAAACCAAGTGACGCCTgcgcgttagtcacgcgtacgcgtgggtgcgttttatGCCCCCACGCACAAAACCAACATAATTCCCGCACAACTCTTGAAAAAATTGGCTGGGCAAATGAATtagctcatcgacgcgtacgcgtcggccaggTGCATGCGTGGGTAGTAAACATTTGAAAACGACACGTGCGCGTtgaccacgcatacgcgtggaagtgcgttctgccaaaaattttactaagttaaaatgCTGCATAATTCAcagtttcaaaccccaatcttccgacgggcataacttctccgtttcaaatcatttttcacccgtttttcAAATGGCATAAACATCTcgaatccaattttatttctaaacaagtttgacaTAAATCGAGAATCCGAGACCAAGTTATgctccgtcaaagtatgcccaaaaactacattttcatacaaaatcacaaagtgccattttaaAAACAAACtaatttcaacccttttcaaaatcaaccaaaacatgccaaaaatcaacctcaagcctcctcaactcatacattaacctTTCTATCAAAACACAAGCCACCAATCCACCACTTTAACTAATCTCAATCAATTAACTCAATTTCAAACACAAAAtcacattttatatatatatatatatatatatatatatatatatatatatatatatatatatatatattcctcatTCCAATCTCCAACGATACCATCACCAATCAACCATCAATATATACAATTAATATCATCCTCACCATTTACATGATTTTACCAACAATTCCACCTCAACCAATCAttaggcatatatatatatatatatatatatatatatatatatatatatatatatatatatatatatatatatccaaacatgcatatctctcatgcataaTACCATCAAGCATCAATAATCATTAATCACATATATAATCACACAATTTACCTctatcattcaacaacatcaaccattcaaatccTACCTTAGGGTCTCTagtctaagttttcacaccacattacattttagatacagaaaaccgagaccataccttagccgcttTTCTACTTAACTCGGAACAcctccaaatcactttttcacaagctctcaaagcttcaacacctccaagaacatatttttagcaCACCAAAATCCTTTTCCAAACTTTCTAAAACCTCAATCAAGCTCCAAGACACATATATACATTTCCTAAACCACAATATCACAttcaaacacaacaactcaatacccaaacatcgcAACCCACAAAttctactagggttgagaatcttaccacacccaaagatcaaggagacaagattaagccTCTCCTTCAAGCTAGTTGGATCTTATAACATCAAAAAGTCCAAAATCTTAAcattttttctcaaaaaattcGAAATAAAGTCTGAAACTTTAGAGGAAaaaatgtggcttacctcaagaacaaagtagtagattttgtagagctcgtcgcggtgaacgcgtggccgcaaacggtgtgaCAATCGGAactccagatcaaaagttatagtggtttgaagatcaaatgagTGTTGGAACTTTGGAAGAATGCTCTTCCCCCATTTCCTCACAAGTTCAGCGTGTTTGGGGTTTAAGGGAGGAAAGAGAGTGCTGTTTTTCAggttttaggtttagtttggTTAAGTCAAGAGCCCAATATGGATGCGGTTGGTCCGATTTAGTCCGTTCGATCCAATTTTGAGtctatttctataaaattggtattaaaattctcgtttcaatatcttctatcatattaaaccataaaaaaaatcaatttttaactttctagaataaattctaatttatgaATTAATTAGTCATCAATTAATCGAATTTTACATGTTCCATTCTTTATggacaaaaattttttatttatctctcTTATTCACAACAACAATTATAAAAGAATCCTAATGACACCCCATTTAGCAATAGAAATTTACCAAAACCCCTCTTCTCTAACTCCATTGCAAGCATTTCTATGAAATGAGTTGTTTTCTGGCCAGggtaataataattttttgttttaggaCTTAAAAATGAAGTAAAGAAATTAAACAATGAAAATCATTTAAAAGTATTGATTgcacttaaaaataattttatttttgcctTGTTAGAGTTTAGTTTAGAAATCGTGTTTATGTTTTATCATGAAGCATAATTTAAAATGATTAGAATTacattattttattgtatatgtatcattttttttaagtttatgtACTAGTTATTCTATAGATATTTTATAATGAGTAaatatttttaagagtaaaattataaaaaaataattttttagaataaaattaatgtgattaagtataatttacttagatgtgattaaaaaataattgaataattatatactgtaaaaatttgatattattgaagaataaaattaaaatttaattttatgtattgTTTTTGTTCCTAACAcgttcgtcctatttaagtctctaatgttttaaaatcgtctcaattttgtcccgccatcAATTTCATTAACATATTACATTCCTAACGGCAAGACAatattgaattaattttaaaatattaaaaacttaaatatgaCGATTCAAACGTTAAGATAACTTTAAAACTTATCCCCAAATGTTagtaacaaaaatatcctttactCCTGGATAAAATGATGGTTCCACACATTTTCAGAGATGCAAACATTTTGGCTAAGCATGGACaacaaataaaaaaggaaattaGGCAATTTGAAAAAATTATAGTCATGATGATACATATGCTTGTGGGATGAGAGAGGGATGAAGTTCTCGAAAAAAATCGTCTTAATGTTTTTGTTTTGAGCCATAGCCTGTAAGCCTCTTAAgtatcaaaaaaaaatatttaggatttaATACTTAAAAgtgtaaaatattaattaaattttaataaaaaatacttcaatttttttttttatccctTTGCTTTGTTCTTTTTGTTCAATTTAGCAGCTAATCCCTTCATCCACCTTCGTGAggagcttctttttcttttaaaaaataaaaggatgGTAATAAAAATTGTCTGGATTTTTTGTTTGTGTATCTTCTTTGTTCCCTTTGTTGTGTTTGCCTGTTTGAGATCTAATCCATTGCTCCAACTTTGTGTTgaacttctttttctttcaaaaaataaaaagatggcAAATAAAAGCCGTTTTGTTTATATCTGATCTCTGATCTTTATTCTCCATTGTGTTTGGGATCTAATCATTGCGTCACATTTGTGTCgagcttctttttctttcaaaataataaaaagagggTAATAAAAGTGAAGTTCTTTTAGTAGCTAAAACAGTAACTCTGACTGAGGCATGTGATGTAGTGATAAAGATGTTTACTTCAAACTAAGTCACCAAGATCGAATCCTAGCATAACTAGGTTAGTGTAactgaaaatttaatatttaatttaaagaaaGTTATAACAACGAACAGGCGTTCTATAAATCAAAGAGAGACAATGAGGAGCGAAACAGCttcaaattaataacaacaaaaactagtttaaaaaataaaaacacaagtcATATAGCCACTATAAAGCCGACATCGAGACAGATTCATTTTATCatgatttttgtttaattaaagtACAATTTCAGAGAAAAGTATATATACAGGGTCTGCCAGATACGCAATTCAAAAGGaataaaaaaacagtaaaaagaaaaaaagaaataacacaATAAAGAATAtccatttatataaaatttaggaTAATCTCAAGCTTCATAACgtccaaaaaaaacaaaaaaataattaaaaaaaaagaggacTAATAAAAGTGGTCCTCTTCGTTGTCTTAACCTATAAGAAAGACTTAGtggtatataactatatatatatatatgactccatATATGTATGACTCCTTATACATATTTATGTACACGGATCACACACTAATTTTGATTCCTTGATCATCAGAAGATATAAACTATGCTGCGGATGGTGCGGGAACAAACTTGATTTCACCACCAGACTCCAAAATAGCCATCTTAAACCTTTCTGAATTGACGGGATGATTGAAATCCAGAGTCTCATCTTCATATATATCCCACCATTTCTTCACCAGCATCTTGATGTCTTCTCTATCCATGTTATCTTCCTTCCCAGTATACCTCCATGGTTTAGACCcctgaaaaattaattaataccGTAAATATAAGCAACCAAATAAATAATTGTACAAATTATCTAGAAATagattattgtgtatatataatttgaattgaaaactcaCAGCAGCACAGTAGTGAACTACTTTAACTTTGTCAAGCTCAACATTTTCAGGATGACGCCACAACATGGCAAGCACAAGGTTGTAAACATTTGATATCGGCTTGTACTTATCCTTGAAGTAATTGTTCAAAAAGTCCTgaaaataattcaattcaaaaaacATAAATCTAACGTTTTTTTCAtgtaagaaaaattgaaaataaatggaAATTTAATCGTACAAATAAGTACCTGCTCTGCAAAGGATGTAGGTTTTGTGACTTGAAGTGTTTTAAGAAGGTCATGATAGGTAACAAGATTTGGTTCATAAACGAACATGCCAGCATTGAAATAAAGTGGGGGCTTCGGACCAAAGTCCTTAGGCCATTGAACCTTATCAGGGCATTGCTGGCAATAACCGATCTTGTACTGGGAGGTGTGGCCCCAAGTTGGTTCACAAAAACAGTCCATCACAGCATAGAAGTAATTATCCGGCAAGTCAAAGAGGTGGTCAATGTTCTCAAACACTTGAATGTCACCGTCTAGATATATCATCTTGCTATACTCCACAAACTGCAACATTTGATGCCATAAAAGTCAGATATAATAATAAAAGGCAAAACAAAAAGAATAAGAGAATAGAAGAGAAGATGTACCTCCCAAATACGAAGCTTGGAGTAGTTGATGACATAATACGCCATAGCAAACTGTGTCTGGTTCTCAGGTGGATACACAGGCT includes:
- the LOC112710695 gene encoding ABC transporter I family member 20; the encoded protein is MGVVCGNSEPTIEIKDLKFTYPGIDGHPPPGSAPLIQDFSLSLSSGDRCLLVGSNGAGKTTILKILGGKHMVEPGMVRVLGRSAFHDTNLTSSGDLCYLGGEWRRDVAFAGYEVAIQMDVSAEKMIFGVAGIDPERRAELIKVLDIDLSWRLHKVSDGQRRRVQICMGLLKPFKVLLLDEITVDLDVLARADLLKFLRKECEERGATIIYATHIFDGLEDWPTNIVYVAHGKLQLAMPIDKVKETSKLSLMRTVESWLRKERDEDRRKRKERKAAGLPEFEKQVDGSRVAGDPARAAVRVINNGWAAGRLTSTIAGEENFMLSSNRVLRQ
- the LOC112710696 gene encoding galactinol synthase 2 isoform X1, coding for MAPAITTLTAPKATVVNGRTAGNRAFVTFLAGNGDYVKGVVGLAKGLRKTKTMYPLVVAVLPDVPEEHRKILISQGCIVREIEPVYPPENQTQFAMAYYVINYSKLRIWEFVEYSKMIYLDGDIQVFENIDHLFDLPDNYFYAVMDCFCEPTWGHTSQYKIGYCQQCPDKVQWPKDFGPKPPLYFNAGMFVYEPNLVTYHDLLKTLQVTKPTSFAEQDFLNNYFKDKYKPISNVYNLVLAMLWRHPENVELDKVKVVHYCAAGSKPWRYTGKEDNMDREDIKMLVKKWWDIYEDETLDFNHPVNSERFKMAILESGGEIKFVPAPSAA
- the LOC112710696 gene encoding galactinol synthase 2 isoform X2; amino-acid sequence: MAPAITTLTAPKATVVNGRTAGNRAFVTFLAGNGDYVKGVVGLAKGLRKTKTMYPLVVAVLPDVPEEHRKILISQGCIVREIEPVYPPENQTQFAMAYYVINYSKLRIWEFVEYSKMIYLDGDIQVFENIDHLFDLPDNYFYAVMDCFCEPTWGHTSQYKIGYCQQCPDKVQWPKDFGPKPPLYFNAGMFVYEPNLVTYHDLLKTLQVTKPTSFAEQGSKPWRYTGKEDNMDREDIKMLVKKWWDIYEDETLDFNHPVNSERFKMAILESGGEIKFVPAPSAA